From the Leptotrichia sp. oral taxon 221 genome, one window contains:
- a CDS encoding DUF4280 domain-containing protein, translating into MKNRIFEGKDIGDSAVKFFDKLAYFESSGNYQLEDKKRYIGRYQLGTDVLADMGWVQKDATWETARFRGEAAKKWGLTNKRSFLNNPKAQDEAIMKSLKVRWMLLKKYSNKICQKINVPADANYKTPKLLLASKESVRRILLSKKSQGFKSEDLKGKSFVLTSSGLLGAGHLCGQGAMSNALSMNFKGKYGIPVDGNNVPCLFYHENLSGHDLSVIIGFKDSCPANKVVLKNDTQSDNKKINKEAKTTELPQNKSNNNVAKPSVATSSNSQKKESPYKQNASNIVKKVEEPKTIAPKIFNELDEEKDGVYIFNGQKFEEVWDTEEYRKDRELISSQKAPEMAFVNQSEINVERLKAKFLDSKMYNQDYIKYLEVKTGKKVLEDNKEDIDLLLKIYDEATKDENGTGNIIKQENFDILREREKNSETIRIQNIIYYIFSTPIKNKGKIETLEYVLGQFSAKYVVYPDKKPIKSYEAEKSFIEKNMNVSSHLLKNDSNSTKIQKNKLPEEYNKYLKGIKDIDDILIRVEKKSHENFANMHCENLIRELYQDEKEFKESFLLDENGVLKNPLSRRMIDNIIIEFLKVQTGFKSEKEDKYFDNHKYKDSNVIRNYLLWYVKRQRGIDLPSKSETGLFDRLEKIGKEIRITTVLNDWISSKSVIKVRNIRKISQLISEVYSEYRDKADYDKDKRIIQQLFKVSKEIRDYAANIDSMDIYSFYKEFYTLDNVVNPTGDLFVNDNCILKCTMADDISRLIIEQESVRLRGGKQANILDKKILPFKMCKAIGKCKPELLEKWEKLTDVKVRNSPALLNTATIKCKFGGVISIDDAGQNTIGTASDKETKLGESTRDADCKYKLLIDICKDINNNFMQTLLKKNCQKFSKNKKYLKDVENIISPDVLTKMCNVSRKEDSSENKKKEYEKLLNENKIKMEMAKKETSFEKEKDLREKIYESFKEAYKRVKQLSNPALDTKGIKKNYGISLCDYQKKNFYSAKMLPVIAYGYLMKSGNFDISSENIDNIVNELNDESNNKETEILWVLNNSNYNVSIRENKSENQKSLEVNTSDVKTWFQIGENLYKKLELPPSENDILEEIRQNGKVLSTCPFSLMEWNENHYSDVKNNDIDNQNFSLDEKIENMKMEDFGYNRMKIDDSFLEEKYVENENVNNDMKYENIFNSKDKTKQFEVKNSQKDLSKRPKTQTKEVVKKPIQSTNQQNKVVTQKSTANNVKSETIEKKDQKSMPANNENIKATSGVSKSGSCSGNSCPHSGVEGNYILDVVRIEELSLGTLSKFRILDPSGREVAGFNGYVVEREGPDTIVSGRKKRIVQGTHELRWHERPDKKDKKGNVTRKGYLAIGVFNNTANSKGLFNKKLKRKVLIYEERWILIHPVGKSSGLEGCLAPAKGYTKDKTAYFTVGSDKLFGDIIKFIKKIEGRKVRNWDNLRKFKLKVSNKI; encoded by the coding sequence ATGAAAAATAGAATTTTTGAGGGGAAAGATATTGGAGATAGCGCTGTTAAATTTTTTGATAAGTTAGCTTATTTTGAGAGCAGTGGTAATTATCAACTAGAAGATAAAAAACGTTATATAGGAAGATATCAGCTTGGAACAGATGTACTTGCAGATATGGGATGGGTACAAAAAGACGCAACTTGGGAAACGGCTAGATTTAGAGGGGAAGCAGCAAAAAAGTGGGGATTAACCAATAAAAGAAGTTTTCTGAATAATCCGAAAGCTCAAGATGAAGCGATCATGAAATCTTTAAAAGTTCGTTGGATGTTATTAAAAAAATATTCTAACAAAATTTGTCAAAAAATAAATGTTCCTGCAGATGCAAATTATAAAACTCCTAAATTATTATTAGCTTCTAAAGAAAGTGTTAGGAGAATATTATTAAGCAAAAAGTCTCAAGGATTTAAGTCAGAGGATTTAAAAGGAAAAAGTTTTGTTCTCACTTCATCAGGATTGCTTGGAGCAGGTCATTTATGTGGTCAAGGTGCTATGTCAAATGCTTTATCAATGAATTTTAAAGGTAAATATGGTATTCCGGTAGATGGAAATAATGTTCCTTGCTTATTTTATCATGAAAATTTATCAGGACATGACTTGTCAGTAATAATAGGATTTAAAGACAGTTGTCCTGCTAATAAAGTAGTTTTAAAAAACGATACACAGAGTGACAATAAAAAAATAAATAAAGAAGCAAAAACTACTGAGCTACCACAAAATAAATCAAATAATAATGTAGCTAAACCATCAGTGGCAACAAGTTCTAATTCTCAAAAAAAGGAAAGTCCTTATAAACAAAATGCGTCAAATATAGTGAAGAAAGTAGAGGAACCTAAAACAATAGCACCAAAAATATTTAATGAATTGGATGAAGAAAAAGACGGTGTATATATTTTTAATGGGCAGAAATTTGAGGAAGTTTGGGATACAGAGGAGTATAGGAAAGATCGTGAGCTGATAAGTTCTCAGAAGGCCCCAGAAATGGCTTTTGTGAATCAGAGTGAAATTAATGTAGAAAGATTGAAAGCAAAATTTTTGGATTCAAAGATGTATAATCAGGATTATATCAAATATTTGGAGGTTAAAACTGGTAAAAAAGTTTTAGAGGATAATAAGGAAGATATAGATTTGCTTTTGAAAATTTATGATGAAGCGACAAAAGATGAAAATGGAACAGGAAATATTATAAAGCAAGAGAATTTTGATATTTTACGGGAAAGAGAGAAAAATTCTGAAACGATTAGAATACAAAATATTATTTACTATATATTTTCGACACCGATTAAGAATAAAGGAAAGATAGAAACGTTAGAATATGTTTTAGGTCAATTTAGTGCAAAATATGTTGTTTATCCAGATAAAAAGCCGATAAAATCTTATGAGGCGGAGAAAAGTTTTATAGAAAAGAATATGAATGTTTCAAGTCATTTGTTGAAAAATGATTCAAATTCGACTAAAATTCAAAAAAATAAGCTACCAGAAGAGTATAATAAATATTTGAAAGGTATCAAGGATATTGATGACATTTTGATAAGGGTTGAAAAAAAGTCTCATGAAAATTTTGCTAATATGCACTGTGAAAATTTGATAAGAGAACTTTATCAAGACGAGAAAGAATTTAAAGAAAGTTTTTTGTTAGATGAAAATGGTGTTTTAAAAAATCCATTATCACGGAGAATGATTGATAATATCATTATTGAATTTTTGAAGGTTCAGACTGGTTTTAAAAGTGAAAAGGAAGATAAATATTTTGATAATCATAAATACAAGGATAGTAATGTTATTAGGAATTATTTGTTGTGGTATGTAAAAAGGCAGCGTGGGATTGATTTACCTTCAAAAAGTGAGACGGGTCTATTTGATAGATTGGAAAAAATCGGAAAAGAGATTAGAATTACAACGGTTTTAAATGATTGGATAAGTTCTAAATCGGTTATAAAAGTTAGGAATATTCGAAAAATTTCTCAATTAATTAGTGAAGTTTATAGTGAATATAGAGATAAAGCTGATTATGATAAAGATAAAAGAATAATTCAACAATTATTTAAAGTGAGTAAGGAAATTAGAGATTATGCGGCAAATATAGATTCTATGGACATTTATTCATTTTATAAAGAATTTTATACTTTGGATAATGTCGTGAACCCGACTGGAGATTTATTTGTAAATGATAATTGTATTTTGAAATGTACAATGGCAGATGATATTAGTAGATTAATTATTGAGCAGGAAAGCGTACGTTTACGAGGTGGGAAACAGGCAAATATTTTGGATAAGAAAATATTACCATTTAAAATGTGTAAAGCGATTGGAAAATGTAAGCCAGAATTACTTGAAAAATGGGAGAAGTTGACTGATGTGAAAGTTCGAAATTCTCCAGCTTTATTGAATACAGCAACAATAAAATGTAAATTTGGTGGTGTGATAAGTATTGATGATGCGGGACAAAATACAATTGGAACAGCTTCTGATAAGGAAACTAAATTGGGAGAAAGTACTCGAGATGCTGATTGTAAGTACAAATTGTTGATTGATATTTGTAAAGACATAAATAATAATTTTATGCAAACATTATTGAAGAAAAACTGTCAAAAATTTTCCAAGAATAAGAAGTATTTAAAGGATGTAGAAAATATAATTTCACCAGATGTGTTAACTAAAATGTGTAATGTGTCTAGGAAAGAAGATTCATCAGAAAATAAGAAAAAAGAATATGAGAAATTGTTAAATGAGAATAAAATAAAAATGGAAATGGCAAAGAAAGAAACGTCTTTTGAAAAAGAAAAGGATTTGAGAGAAAAAATTTATGAAAGTTTTAAAGAAGCATATAAACGAGTAAAACAACTGTCAAATCCAGCATTAGACACAAAAGGTATTAAAAAAAATTATGGAATTTCTTTATGCGACTATCAAAAGAAAAATTTTTATTCGGCAAAGATGTTACCTGTTATAGCGTATGGATATTTAATGAAATCAGGAAATTTTGATATTAGTTCTGAAAATATTGATAATATTGTGAATGAATTAAACGATGAATCAAATAATAAAGAAACAGAAATATTATGGGTATTGAATAATTCTAATTATAATGTATCAATTCGAGAAAATAAGTCTGAGAATCAAAAATCATTAGAAGTAAATACTTCCGATGTAAAAACGTGGTTTCAAATTGGAGAAAATTTATACAAGAAATTAGAATTACCTCCAAGTGAAAACGATATTCTTGAGGAAATTCGTCAAAATGGAAAAGTTTTATCGACGTGTCCTTTTAGTCTAATGGAATGGAATGAAAATCATTATTCGGATGTTAAAAATAACGATATAGATAATCAAAATTTTTCTCTTGATGAAAAAATAGAAAATATGAAAATGGAAGATTTTGGATATAACAGAATGAAAATAGATGATAGTTTTTTGGAAGAAAAGTATGTTGAAAATGAAAATGTGAATAATGATATGAAATATGAAAATATTTTTAATTCAAAAGATAAAACGAAACAATTTGAAGTGAAAAATTCACAGAAAGATTTATCAAAACGACCGAAAACTCAAACAAAAGAAGTGGTTAAAAAGCCTATTCAAAGTACGAACCAACAAAATAAGGTAGTTACACAAAAATCAACTGCGAATAATGTCAAAAGCGAAACTATTGAAAAAAAAGACCAGAAAAGTATGCCTGCTAATAACGAGAATATAAAAGCAACTTCAGGTGTTAGTAAAAGCGGTTCTTGTTCAGGGAATAGTTGTCCTCATAGTGGAGTAGAGGGAAACTATATTTTAGATGTAGTGAGAATAGAGGAGTTGTCGCTAGGAACACTATCTAAATTCCGTATTTTAGATCCTAGTGGTAGAGAGGTTGCGGGATTTAATGGTTATGTAGTGGAAAGAGAAGGGCCTGATACGATTGTTTCTGGAAGGAAAAAAAGGATTGTACAAGGAACGCATGAATTAAGATGGCATGAAAGACCAGATAAAAAAGATAAAAAAGGAAATGTGACAAGAAAAGGCTATTTAGCAATTGGTGTTTTTAATAACACTGCAAATTCAAAAGGATTGTTTAATAAAAAATTAAAGAGAAAAGTTTTAATTTATGAAGAAAGGTGGATTTTAATTCATCCCGTTGGTAAAAGTTCTGGGCTAGAAGGATGCCTAGCACCTGCTAAAGGATACACAAAAGATAAAACAGCATATTTTACTGTAGGTTCAGATAAATTATTTGGTGATATAATAAAATTTATTAAGAAAATAGAAGGGAGAAAGGTTAGGAATTGGGATAATCTTAGAAAATTTAAGTTAAAAGTTTCTAATAAAATTTAA
- a CDS encoding FHA domain-containing protein: protein MKLDRCRNGHMYDIARYKSCPYCKSEGLELEVKEDKINLIEEMNDDEKTTAYWAKDSQVDPVVGWIVCIEGANKGKDFRLVSERNFIGRGDEMNIQIIGDMSISRKNHCSISYNPKQRMFMITPGEATGLIYVNNEALYDTRELRIYDLIEMGESKFVFVNLCGDFFEWNKEKSKMLKDGE from the coding sequence ATGAAATTAGATAGATGTAGAAATGGGCACATGTATGATATTGCAAGGTATAAATCGTGTCCATATTGTAAATCAGAAGGATTAGAATTAGAAGTAAAAGAAGATAAAATAAATTTAATTGAGGAAATGAATGATGATGAAAAAACAACGGCTTATTGGGCAAAGGATTCACAGGTAGATCCAGTTGTTGGGTGGATTGTTTGTATTGAAGGGGCTAATAAAGGGAAGGATTTTCGTTTGGTAAGTGAACGAAATTTTATTGGTCGTGGAGATGAAATGAATATTCAAATAATAGGTGATATGTCAATTTCTAGGAAAAATCACTGTTCGATTAGCTATAATCCAAAACAAAGAATGTTTATGATTACGCCAGGAGAAGCAACAGGGCTGATTTATGTGAATAATGAGGCGTTGTATGATACTAGAGAATTAAGAATTTATGATTTGATTGAAATGGGAGAGAGTAAATTCGTGTTTGTAAATCTTTGTGGAGATTTTTTTGAGTGGAATAAAGAGAAATCAAAAATGTTAAAAGATGGGGAATAG
- a CDS encoding PP2C family serine/threonine-protein phosphatase gives MRKDESKFITKFFSEPGTQKKNNDYFGFLQLDNYAIWVVADGFDAEEGAEIVSKLAVESVIEYFMLHPRFNTEVIKEMIDYANLKIREKQEETERYSLMHASLLVVISNYNSFLYGNVGNTRLYHMRNGYIVSQSSDDSIAQLLVEEEALNVNDIKFHRQRNDLLQAVGDYGKIKPNLIKEPVSLEQNDVLCLTTIGFWENVEETEMEVEFSRQENLDKWLESMKNAVISTLRDDVENNTLAIVKIEEVASPEPVEKDRRKFYLKVVLIGAAILIILLFLVFFNIAKRNEILKRATIYSQQADDELMKKNFNNSIEDLKLELGEYEKLKSKRRGIIGFLSGIGQDKSKIDGLISENKKKMEQTEKLKKAFQDVNQGNELFTSGNYDEATEKYQAAKYALEEISYKRDELNINEILETLNTRINSASKLKEAQMLEISGNQAVTAGNYNLAKENYKAASEIYLSNGRADYVANIERKISEIADKEKTEYNGAMLVENQADMLSPTDINKSREAYYKAREMYQTLGDTVKTQEIDNKIQEINSREMAKLQTANNLVKEGLSQLAANNPAEAISTLTKAKIMYEGLKDHNNVSNVEKFISQAQSFIKYESESEKKLKDLEVDYSERLKQQEIMSQQALIAKEAEIAARQNEIERERIRREQINKRIDEATNLEMQGDQQYSLGRYSEGMNKYEEAKKILEELKNSGDFEVQNSKIEYLDKKKVKSEGYLYEKEGDDEAKKKNWKEAEKKYQSSLEKMKEVNESSEIQKNIEKKLKKATKKANKKWWQFWK, from the coding sequence ATGAGGAAAGATGAATCAAAATTTATAACAAAATTCTTTAGTGAGCCAGGTACTCAGAAAAAGAATAATGATTATTTTGGTTTTTTGCAATTGGATAATTATGCGATTTGGGTTGTTGCTGATGGATTTGATGCAGAAGAAGGTGCAGAGATTGTATCAAAATTGGCGGTTGAATCTGTTATTGAGTATTTTATGTTGCATCCACGTTTTAATACAGAAGTTATAAAAGAAATGATTGATTATGCGAATTTAAAGATTCGAGAAAAACAAGAAGAAACAGAAAGATATTCATTGATGCATGCTTCACTTTTGGTTGTTATAAGTAATTATAATTCATTTTTATATGGAAATGTAGGAAATACAAGACTTTATCATATGAGAAATGGCTATATAGTTTCTCAAAGTAGCGATGATAGTATTGCTCAGTTGCTTGTGGAGGAAGAAGCACTGAATGTGAATGATATTAAATTTCATAGGCAGAGAAATGATTTATTGCAGGCTGTGGGAGATTATGGGAAAATAAAGCCAAATTTGATAAAAGAACCAGTTAGTTTGGAACAGAATGATGTACTATGTTTGACGACTATTGGTTTTTGGGAAAATGTTGAAGAAACTGAAATGGAAGTAGAATTTTCTAGGCAAGAAAATTTGGATAAATGGCTTGAATCTATGAAAAATGCTGTTATTTCTACATTACGTGATGATGTAGAAAATAATACACTTGCTATTGTAAAAATTGAAGAAGTTGCTTCACCAGAACCAGTAGAGAAAGATAGAAGAAAATTTTATTTGAAAGTTGTATTGATTGGTGCTGCGATATTGATAATTTTATTATTTTTGGTATTTTTTAATATTGCTAAAAGAAATGAAATATTGAAAAGAGCAACGATTTATAGTCAACAGGCAGATGATGAATTAATGAAGAAAAATTTTAATAATTCAATTGAAGATTTGAAGTTGGAACTAGGGGAGTATGAAAAGTTGAAGTCTAAGAGAAGAGGAATTATTGGATTTTTATCTGGAATTGGTCAAGATAAATCTAAGATTGATGGATTGATTTCAGAAAATAAAAAGAAAATGGAACAGACTGAAAAATTGAAAAAGGCGTTTCAAGATGTGAATCAAGGGAATGAATTGTTTACTAGTGGAAATTATGATGAGGCTACGGAGAAATATCAGGCAGCTAAATATGCGTTGGAAGAGATTTCATATAAAAGGGATGAATTGAATATTAATGAAATTTTGGAAACTTTGAATACGAGAATAAATTCAGCATCTAAGTTAAAGGAAGCACAGATGTTAGAAATTTCTGGAAATCAGGCAGTTACGGCTGGGAATTATAATTTGGCAAAAGAAAATTATAAGGCGGCTTCTGAGATTTATTTGAGTAATGGAAGGGCAGATTATGTTGCAAATATTGAGAGGAAGATATCAGAAATAGCTGATAAAGAGAAAACGGAATATAATGGTGCAATGTTAGTAGAAAATCAAGCAGATATGTTATCGCCAACTGATATAAATAAGTCAAGAGAAGCATATTATAAGGCTAGGGAAATGTATCAGACTTTAGGAGATACTGTAAAAACGCAAGAAATTGATAATAAAATTCAAGAAATAAATTCTAGAGAAATGGCAAAATTACAAACAGCAAATAATTTAGTGAAAGAAGGATTGAGTCAATTAGCAGCAAATAATCCTGCAGAGGCAATATCTACATTAACAAAAGCTAAGATTATGTATGAAGGATTGAAAGATCATAATAACGTATCAAATGTAGAAAAATTTATATCACAAGCACAGTCATTCATTAAATATGAAAGTGAAAGTGAGAAAAAATTGAAAGATTTAGAAGTAGATTATAGTGAGAGGTTAAAACAGCAAGAAATAATGTCACAACAGGCATTAATTGCTAAGGAGGCAGAAATTGCTGCACGTCAAAATGAAATAGAGCGGGAGCGAATTAGGAGGGAGCAAATTAATAAAAGAATTGATGAAGCTACGAATTTAGAGATGCAGGGAGATCAGCAATACTCATTGGGAAGATATTCGGAAGGTATGAATAAATATGAAGAAGCTAAGAAAATATTGGAAGAATTGAAAAATTCGGGAGATTTCGAAGTGCAGAACTCAAAAATAGAATATTTGGATAAGAAAAAAGTTAAGAGCGAGGGATATTTGTATGAAAAAGAAGGAGATGATGAGGCGAAGAAGAAAAATTGGAAGGAAGCTGAGAAAAAATATCAGTCTTCATTAGAAAAGATGAAAGAAGTGAATGAATCAAGCGAGATACAAAAAAATATAGAAAAAAAATTAAAGAAAGCAACGAAAAAGGCTAATAAAAAATGGTGGCAATTTTGGAAATAG